A stretch of Anaeromyxobacter dehalogenans 2CP-1 DNA encodes these proteins:
- the tnpA gene encoding IS66 family insertion sequence element accessory protein TnpA — protein sequence MSDEILRASLAEDLMADQDRSRWTKLVADFESCDLPQREFATERGIPLSNLRYWIYRLRKESRPLVSQAPERSDQVPERRAAPEGSRLVPVRVVASAPKARQDTAAAVAADAALELLFPSGARLRFTAGTDLAYVRALAAALAS from the coding sequence ATGAGCGACGAGATCCTCCGCGCTTCTCTCGCGGAGGACCTCATGGCCGACCAGGACAGAAGCCGCTGGACCAAGCTCGTCGCCGACTTCGAGTCGTGCGATCTCCCGCAGCGCGAGTTCGCGACGGAGCGAGGAATCCCGCTCAGCAACTTGCGTTACTGGATCTACCGCCTGCGCAAAGAGTCGCGACCGCTCGTCTCGCAGGCGCCGGAGCGCTCAGATCAAGTACCTGAGCGTCGCGCCGCTCCAGAGGGCTCGCGTCTCGTGCCGGTGCGCGTGGTAGCGTCCGCGCCTAAGGCGCGGCAAGACACGGCCGCAGCGGTCGCCGCGGACGCCGCCCTGGAGCTGCTCTTCCCGTCCGGTGCCCGCCTCCGCTTCACCGCCGGCACCGACCTCGCGTACGTCCGCGCCCTCGCCGCTGCGCTCGCGTCGTGA
- a CDS encoding NAD-dependent epimerase/dehydratase family protein, translating into MPRPDPFVPPELHVVFGAGQVGRRLARELLALGHRVRLIRRGPPGPELPGLRWLSGDAADPLFAGEACRGADVVYDCTNPPDYHRWDELLVPLRRGIRDAAARAGARLVALDCLYMYGRPAASPFDEDAPLAPCSHKGELRALLARELLEAHARGDLRATTGRASDFFGPGAGAAALLGDRLAARLRAGKPFEAFGDPDLPHAYSYVADVARGLAVLGTHEAALGRAWHLPVSWTGSTRGLVEAVGAALGRPARLRIVPDWLLRVGGLLDPTLGAAVEMTYQWKVPYVPDDRRFRAAFSVEPTPAAEAVAATARAILGAEAPAGRRDAA; encoded by the coding sequence ATGCCCCGCCCCGATCCGTTCGTCCCCCCCGAGCTGCACGTCGTGTTCGGCGCCGGCCAGGTCGGCCGGCGCCTCGCGCGCGAGCTGCTCGCCCTCGGCCACCGGGTCCGCCTGATCCGGCGCGGCCCGCCCGGACCGGAGCTCCCCGGCCTGCGGTGGCTGAGCGGCGACGCCGCCGACCCGCTGTTCGCGGGCGAGGCGTGCCGCGGCGCCGACGTGGTCTACGACTGCACCAACCCGCCCGACTACCACCGCTGGGACGAGCTGCTCGTCCCGCTCCGGCGAGGGATCCGCGACGCCGCCGCTCGCGCCGGCGCGCGCCTCGTCGCGCTCGACTGCCTGTACATGTACGGGCGGCCGGCCGCCTCGCCGTTCGACGAGGACGCGCCGCTCGCGCCCTGCAGCCACAAGGGCGAGCTGCGCGCGCTCCTGGCGCGCGAGCTGCTCGAGGCCCACGCCCGCGGCGACCTGCGCGCGACCACCGGCCGGGCCTCCGACTTCTTCGGCCCCGGCGCCGGCGCGGCCGCGCTGCTCGGCGACCGGCTCGCGGCGCGGCTCCGCGCCGGGAAGCCGTTCGAGGCGTTCGGCGACCCCGACCTGCCGCACGCGTACTCCTACGTCGCCGACGTCGCGCGCGGCCTCGCGGTGCTCGGCACGCACGAGGCCGCGCTCGGGAGGGCGTGGCACCTGCCCGTCTCCTGGACCGGCAGCACCCGCGGCCTGGTGGAGGCGGTCGGCGCCGCGCTCGGCCGGCCCGCCCGGCTCCGCATCGTCCCCGACTGGCTGCTGCGGGTGGGCGGCCTCCTCGACCCGACGCTCGGCGCCGCGGTGGAGATGACCTACCAGTGGAAGGTGCCGTACGTCCCCGACGACCGGCGCTTCCGCGCCGCGTTCTCCGTCGAGCCCACCCCCGCCGCCGAGGCGGTGGCCGCGACCGCGCGAGCCATCCTGGGCGCCGAGGCCCCCGCGGGACGGCGCGACGCGGCGTGA
- a CDS encoding helix-turn-helix transcriptional regulator, translated as MPASVAKKVPADAGGGTTTLAARALGDFLRRMRSRPALAVAGGGRRRVTGLRREEVAVAANISITWYTWLEQGRPVRTSRRTVRALARALRLGEAEAAHLARLADAVATAAPRWRRTAQASPALRAMVDGFRDAPAYVVNGRWDVLHANAAAGTVLGSFEATPGVTDNVLARLFLDPGWRERFLDWEAVASSAVAQFRAAGGRLVAHPDWNAFVADLAARSPEFARAWESHALADPHLRRKRLAGPGGEPLELLYASFAPEGEPEDVRVVLYVPADDAARGVLARALRPAGPRRRPAR; from the coding sequence ATGCCGGCGAGCGTCGCGAAGAAGGTGCCCGCGGATGCGGGTGGTGGCACCACCACCCTCGCGGCGAGGGCGCTCGGGGACTTCCTGCGCCGGATGCGGTCGCGCCCGGCGCTGGCGGTCGCGGGCGGCGGGCGCCGGCGGGTGACCGGGCTCCGCCGCGAGGAGGTCGCGGTCGCCGCGAACATCAGCATCACCTGGTACACCTGGCTCGAGCAGGGACGTCCGGTGCGCACCTCGCGGCGCACGGTGCGCGCCCTCGCCCGCGCGCTGCGGCTCGGGGAGGCGGAGGCGGCGCACCTGGCGCGCCTCGCCGACGCGGTGGCGACCGCCGCGCCGCGCTGGCGGCGGACGGCGCAGGCCTCGCCGGCGCTGCGCGCGATGGTGGACGGGTTCCGGGACGCGCCCGCGTACGTGGTGAACGGGCGCTGGGACGTGCTGCACGCCAACGCGGCCGCCGGGACCGTGCTCGGATCGTTCGAGGCGACCCCCGGCGTCACCGACAACGTGCTGGCGCGCCTCTTCCTCGATCCGGGCTGGCGCGAGCGCTTCCTGGACTGGGAGGCGGTGGCGTCCTCCGCGGTGGCGCAGTTCCGGGCGGCCGGTGGGCGCCTGGTGGCGCACCCGGACTGGAACGCGTTCGTGGCGGACCTCGCCGCGCGCAGCCCCGAGTTCGCGCGGGCGTGGGAGTCCCACGCCCTCGCCGACCCGCACCTCCGGCGCAAGCGGCTGGCCGGCCCGGGCGGCGAGCCGCTGGAGCTGCTCTACGCCTCCTTCGCGCCGGAGGGCGAGCCGGAGGACGTCCGGGTGGTGCTCTACGTGCCGGCGGACGACGCGGCGCGCGGGGTCCTGGCGCGGGCGCTGCGGCCGGCCGGCCCGCGCCGGCGCCCCGCACGGTGA
- the proS gene encoding proline--tRNA ligase — MASAETAIRPTRAENFSEWYLEVIKAADLAESSTVRGCMVIKPWGYALWEHVQRVLDGMFKATGHVNAYFPLFIPLSLLEKEAAHVEGFAKECAVVTHHRLEARDGKLVPVGELEEPLVVRPTSETIIGESFARWVQSYRDLPLLINQWANVVRWEMRTRMFLRTAEFLWQEGHTAHATEQEAIDETMQMLGIYARFAEEWMALPVVQGEKTASERFPGAVRTYCIEAMMQDRKALQAGTSHFLGQNFARASGIQFQDEKGALTHAWTTSWGLSTRMIGAMIMTHGDDDGMVCPPRLAPQQVVIIPVIQKPEVREQVLAWCAELKRELEAQSYAGAPVRVHLDARDVQGAKKSWEWIKKGAPIRLEVGPKDIEKGAVFMGRRDRKPREKQSVPRGELVAGVGALLQEIQDALLRRARAVRAEHTRPIDTKDEFYAYFTPPATVRPNDPTPIHGGFALAHFSGDPAVEARIKEDLGVTVRCIPLEPGEPGTCPFTGQPSPKRVVWAKSY, encoded by the coding sequence ATGGCCAGCGCCGAGACCGCGATCCGCCCGACCCGGGCCGAGAACTTCTCCGAGTGGTACCTCGAGGTCATCAAGGCCGCCGATCTCGCCGAGAGCTCGACCGTCCGCGGCTGCATGGTGATCAAGCCGTGGGGCTATGCGCTCTGGGAGCACGTGCAGCGGGTGCTGGACGGCATGTTCAAGGCCACCGGCCACGTGAACGCCTACTTCCCGCTGTTCATCCCGCTGTCGCTGCTCGAGAAGGAGGCCGCGCACGTCGAGGGGTTCGCGAAGGAGTGCGCGGTGGTCACCCACCACCGGCTCGAGGCCCGCGACGGGAAGCTGGTGCCGGTGGGCGAGCTCGAGGAGCCGCTCGTCGTGCGGCCGACCTCGGAGACCATCATCGGGGAGAGCTTCGCGCGCTGGGTGCAGAGCTACCGGGACCTGCCGCTGCTCATCAACCAGTGGGCGAACGTCGTCCGCTGGGAGATGCGGACCCGGATGTTCCTGCGCACGGCCGAGTTCCTGTGGCAGGAGGGCCACACGGCGCACGCCACCGAGCAGGAGGCGATCGACGAGACCATGCAGATGCTCGGGATCTACGCCCGCTTCGCCGAGGAGTGGATGGCGCTGCCGGTGGTCCAGGGCGAGAAGACCGCGAGCGAGCGGTTCCCGGGCGCGGTCCGCACCTACTGCATCGAGGCGATGATGCAGGACCGCAAGGCGCTGCAGGCCGGCACCTCGCACTTCCTCGGCCAGAACTTCGCGAGGGCCTCGGGGATCCAGTTCCAGGACGAGAAGGGCGCGCTCACGCACGCCTGGACCACGTCCTGGGGGCTCTCCACCCGGATGATCGGCGCGATGATCATGACCCACGGCGACGACGACGGCATGGTGTGCCCGCCGCGGCTCGCGCCGCAGCAGGTGGTGATCATCCCGGTCATCCAGAAGCCGGAGGTCCGCGAGCAGGTGCTGGCGTGGTGCGCCGAGCTGAAGCGGGAGCTCGAGGCCCAGAGCTACGCGGGCGCCCCGGTGCGCGTCCACCTCGACGCGCGCGACGTCCAGGGCGCGAAGAAGTCCTGGGAGTGGATCAAGAAGGGCGCGCCGATCCGGCTCGAGGTCGGCCCGAAGGACATCGAGAAGGGCGCGGTGTTCATGGGCCGCCGCGACCGGAAGCCGAGGGAGAAGCAGAGCGTGCCGCGGGGCGAGCTGGTCGCCGGGGTGGGCGCGCTGCTGCAGGAGATCCAGGACGCGCTGCTAAGGCGCGCGCGGGCGGTGCGCGCCGAGCACACGCGGCCCATCGACACGAAGGACGAGTTCTACGCGTACTTCACGCCGCCCGCGACCGTGCGGCCCAACGATCCCACGCCCATCCACGGCGGGTTCGCGCTCGCGCACTTCAGCGGGGATCCGGCGGTCGAGGCCCGCATCAAGGAGGACCTCGGCGTCACGGTGCGCTGCATCCCGCTCGAGCCGGGCGAGCCCGGCACCTGCCCGTTCACGGGGCAGCCGAGCCCGAAGCGCGTGGTCTGGGCGAAGTCGTACTGA
- a CDS encoding NAD(P)H-dependent oxidoreductase codes for MVVHPNWWGQPPAILTGWIDRVVRPGVAYAFREGDSGEGVPVGLLRARTAVILNTSNTPLAREREAFGDPLDAIWRRCVLDLCGVKDVRRRTFSVVVTSTDAERAAWLAEAEALVADAFPRER; via the coding sequence GTGGTCGTCCACCCGAACTGGTGGGGTCAGCCGCCCGCGATCCTCACCGGCTGGATCGATCGCGTGGTCCGGCCCGGCGTCGCGTACGCGTTCCGGGAGGGCGACTCGGGCGAGGGCGTGCCGGTGGGGCTCCTGCGCGCCAGGACCGCCGTCATCCTCAACACCTCCAACACGCCGCTCGCGCGCGAGCGGGAGGCCTTCGGCGACCCGCTCGACGCGATCTGGCGCCGGTGCGTGCTCGACCTGTGCGGCGTGAAGGACGTCCGGCGCCGGACGTTCTCCGTGGTCGTGACCAGCACCGACGCCGAGCGCGCCGCCTGGCTCGCGGAGGCCGAGGCGCTCGTCGCGGACGCGTTCCCGCGGGAGCGCTGA
- a CDS encoding VOC family protein, whose translation MTALQSIRQLDYTVLFARDPERMRRFYAEVMGFPIARELGPGWVEFRVGSNLLVLTQRGGLFHDPPTPEGALSVQLAFRVAPSAVDACAEELRRLEVPIVSPPTDQPWGHRTLFFRDPDGNVLEIYADL comes from the coding sequence ATGACCGCGCTCCAGAGCATCCGCCAGCTCGACTACACCGTCCTGTTCGCGCGCGACCCCGAGCGAATGCGCCGATTCTATGCGGAGGTGATGGGTTTCCCCATCGCGCGCGAGCTCGGGCCCGGCTGGGTCGAGTTCCGCGTCGGCTCCAACCTGCTCGTGCTCACGCAGCGCGGCGGCCTGTTCCACGACCCGCCCACGCCCGAGGGCGCGCTGTCGGTCCAGCTCGCGTTCCGCGTGGCGCCCTCCGCGGTGGACGCCTGCGCCGAGGAGCTGCGCCGCCTGGAGGTGCCCATCGTCTCGCCGCCGACGGATCAGCCCTGGGGCCACCGCACCTTGTTCTTCCGCGATCCCGACGGCAACGTCCTCGAGATCTACGCGGACCTCTGA
- the tnpB gene encoding IS66 family insertion sequence element accessory protein TnpB (TnpB, as the term is used for proteins encoded by IS66 family insertion elements, is considered an accessory protein, since TnpC, encoded by a neighboring gene, is a DDE family transposase.) — MITIPRSVRIYIGSTPIDMRKSIDGLHAIVQNELAKDAYSGHLFVFVSRRWDRVKILTWDKGGFVLVYKRLERGQFKLPHMDPSTMAVEIDATQLAMLLDGIDFGRVRRPEHWQPSQSDPQAARPMDKPAPA, encoded by the coding sequence GTGATCACCATCCCGCGCTCGGTGCGCATCTACATCGGCTCGACGCCGATCGACATGCGCAAGTCGATCGATGGCCTTCACGCGATCGTGCAGAACGAGCTCGCGAAGGACGCGTACTCGGGCCACCTGTTCGTCTTCGTCTCGCGGCGGTGGGACCGCGTGAAGATCCTGACGTGGGACAAGGGCGGGTTCGTCTTGGTGTACAAGCGGCTCGAGCGCGGGCAGTTCAAGCTGCCCCACATGGATCCATCGACGATGGCCGTCGAGATCGACGCGACACAGCTCGCGATGCTCCTCGACGGCATCGACTTCGGACGCGTCCGCCGGCCTGAGCACTGGCAGCCGTCCCAGTCGGATCCTCAGGCCGCTCGTCCCATGGACAAGCCCGCTCCGGCGTGA
- a CDS encoding LysR family transcriptional regulator has translation MQRPPPAPPAAALDWDHARVLRALLEARSLSGAGARLGVNASTISRRLTALEAALGARLFDRTPDGVLPTALAESLGPHAEAMERAANALALAAQGRELAAEGEVRLTAAPGVAEYLLAPALPRLLAAHPGLRLALDATIGYADLTRREADLAIRGVLPASGDLLARKLGTATGGVFGAPRQARALGTLRSLDAARWITWGEDLAHLELTRAVLDHVPPERIALRTSHMGTQMAAARAGVGLVLADRNMALACGLAEVRLAPAARRQLPSARAGDLWLVVHRALREVPRVAAVWDFVLEEARRLGLSPGHGT, from the coding sequence ATGCAAAGGCCTCCGCCCGCCCCGCCCGCCGCCGCGCTCGACTGGGACCACGCGCGCGTGCTCCGGGCGCTCCTCGAGGCGCGCTCGCTGTCCGGCGCGGGGGCGCGCCTGGGCGTGAACGCCTCCACCATCTCCCGGCGGCTCACCGCCCTCGAGGCGGCACTCGGCGCGCGCCTGTTCGACCGGACCCCGGACGGCGTGCTCCCCACCGCGCTCGCCGAGTCGCTCGGGCCGCACGCCGAGGCGATGGAGCGCGCCGCGAACGCGCTCGCCCTGGCGGCGCAGGGGCGCGAGCTGGCGGCCGAGGGCGAGGTGCGGCTCACCGCGGCGCCGGGCGTCGCCGAGTACCTGCTCGCCCCGGCCCTGCCGCGCCTGCTCGCGGCGCACCCGGGACTGCGCCTGGCGCTCGACGCCACCATCGGCTACGCCGACCTCACCCGGCGCGAGGCGGACCTGGCCATCCGCGGCGTGCTGCCCGCGTCCGGCGACCTCCTGGCGCGGAAGCTCGGCACGGCCACCGGCGGCGTGTTCGGCGCGCCGCGCCAGGCCCGCGCGCTCGGCACGCTGCGCAGCCTCGACGCGGCGCGCTGGATCACCTGGGGCGAGGACCTCGCGCACCTCGAGCTCACCCGCGCCGTCCTGGATCACGTGCCGCCCGAGCGGATCGCGCTCCGCACCAGCCACATGGGCACGCAGATGGCGGCGGCGCGCGCCGGGGTGGGGCTGGTGCTCGCCGACCGCAACATGGCGCTGGCCTGCGGCCTCGCCGAGGTCCGCCTCGCGCCGGCGGCCCGCCGCCAGCTGCCCTCCGCGCGCGCGGGCGACCTGTGGCTGGTGGTCCACCGGGCGCTCCGCGAGGTGCCGCGGGTGGCGGCGGTGTGGGACTTCGTGCTCGAGGAGGCCCGGCGGCTGGGGTTGAGCCCCGGCCACGGCACGTGA
- a CDS encoding TIGR04255 family protein, giving the protein MPPLPEYPRVLFKKSPLRLVVGQIRFPLQLRLADTAFTAPFQDALADDYPVAAREQQVAFQVTPKGGLQAAPSETLLRFASRNGDWAVVLGESALTLEVRGYSAVEEFSSRFEKVLGAAKERLRLRERSRLGLRYINEFRHDAGRSLADWAKLMNPELLGFAGNNLLGGTVEHMAHEVRVRRDDGVLAIRHGLLVGGVVEPIPTAPVAEGRFYLLDMDYYDERPSPLDIAATSRALTAYNDVMYRFFRWSLGESMYKHLEPNE; this is encoded by the coding sequence ATGCCGCCCCTGCCGGAGTACCCGCGAGTTCTGTTCAAGAAGTCGCCGCTGAGGCTGGTCGTCGGCCAGATTCGGTTCCCGCTCCAACTTCGGCTCGCCGACACTGCCTTCACTGCTCCGTTTCAGGATGCGCTGGCGGACGACTATCCGGTCGCAGCCCGGGAGCAGCAGGTCGCCTTCCAAGTGACCCCCAAGGGTGGTCTTCAGGCTGCTCCCTCCGAAACACTCCTTCGCTTCGCTAGCCGAAACGGCGACTGGGCCGTCGTCCTCGGCGAGTCCGCGCTGACGCTGGAAGTGCGAGGCTACTCTGCCGTCGAGGAGTTTTCGTCGCGTTTCGAAAAGGTGCTCGGCGCGGCGAAGGAACGACTGAGGTTGCGCGAGAGGTCGAGGCTCGGGCTTCGATACATCAACGAGTTCAGACACGACGCGGGCCGGTCGCTAGCTGACTGGGCCAAGCTGATGAACCCAGAGCTTTTGGGATTCGCTGGGAACAACCTGCTCGGCGGAACCGTCGAGCACATGGCCCATGAAGTAAGGGTGCGCCGCGACGACGGCGTTCTCGCGATTCGGCATGGTCTGCTTGTGGGCGGCGTCGTTGAGCCGATCCCTACGGCACCAGTCGCGGAGGGGCGCTTTTACCTCCTCGACATGGACTACTACGACGAGCGCCCGAGTCCTCTCGACATCGCCGCGACATCACGAGCACTGACCGCGTACAACGATGTGATGTACCGCTTCTTTAGATGGTCTCTCGGTGAATCGATGTACAAGCACCTGGAGCCCAACGAATGA
- a CDS encoding histidine kinase produces MPERRPSALVLHPDVSIRAELGWALGARDMASVSAADGASGLALLLEELLALDALVVKLDLPGRDARAFADLVRRAGGEQELAIVVLASDPSPSLRDELAALGVDEVVDPRLGPGTVADAVIAAVWRRRSGAGAGTRAPRSQRRLRETEGLDTFSTAA; encoded by the coding sequence ATGCCAGAGCGGCGCCCGAGCGCGCTCGTCCTCCACCCGGACGTCTCGATCCGCGCCGAGCTGGGCTGGGCGCTCGGCGCCCGGGACATGGCGTCCGTCTCCGCGGCCGACGGCGCGAGCGGCCTCGCGCTCCTGCTCGAGGAGCTCCTCGCGCTCGACGCGCTGGTCGTGAAGCTCGACCTGCCCGGCCGCGACGCGCGCGCGTTCGCCGACCTCGTCCGCCGGGCCGGAGGAGAGCAGGAGCTCGCCATCGTGGTCCTCGCGAGCGACCCGAGCCCGTCCCTGCGCGACGAGCTCGCCGCGCTCGGCGTGGACGAGGTGGTGGACCCCCGGCTCGGACCGGGGACGGTGGCCGACGCGGTGATCGCGGCGGTCTGGCGACGCCGCTCTGGCGCTGGCGCCGGCACGCGAGCGCCGCGTTCGCAGCGCCGGCTCCGCGAGACGGAGGGGCTGGACACGTTCAGCACCGCCGCGTGA